CTCGGCAAAGCTTTCAAAAGAAAAACCCTTCCACTTATATGCCATTTTTAGCACTTTCCATAAGTATAAACGTAAGCGTTCAGCCGTCAGCGATCAGTAACCCCTGGTATCTTTTTGTTTTCGCTGAAAACTGAAGGCCGAAGGCTGAACGCTTACCTAATGGTTGTGTCTTTCCAGTGGATTACATATCCTGCAGGGGCGATAACCATCATCCAAAGCCTCATCAATAGAACTGAAGATTACCTTATTCCTGGCATCTATCCGTCTGGCATGCGGGCATTCTAACAGATGGAATTTCTTGATTATGCCCTCTTTTCCTGCCTTAGAGGCTAGATACTCTTTACTCGGATTCCTTAAAGGCAGCGCCCATATCCCGAGTTTATTCTTCCTCGCCTCGTTTTCACACTGTAGTAAAAGAATATTCTTAGATTT
This Syntrophales bacterium DNA region includes the following protein-coding sequences:
- a CDS encoding Ada metal-binding domain-containing protein, giving the protein MHYEKTDNANVSFVAPCFVWGRFSVSGSCQDSPFSPNKSKNILLLQCENEARKNKLGIWALPLRNPSKEYLASKAGKEGIIKKFHLLECPHARRIDARNKVIFSSIDEALDDGYRPCRICNPLERHNH